The genomic DNA CTTGTCGAATTATCTCTGTTTTTGTTCATGTTCGCGGTgttcattcttttccaaatctcATTTTCATATCTTGCTATGTGCTATCTCTGTCATGTTGCATCTGTTTTTGCTGGCAGCGCCCTAACAAGATCGCTATTTGCTTGTGCCTTCCCTCTATTTGGCACTGCAATGTATAATGACCTTGCCATTGAACACTACCCTGTTGCTTGGGGTTCCTCCTTAGTTGGGTTTGTCGCATTGGGCCTGTCAGTGATTCCATTGTGCTTTTCAAGTACGGTAAGTCTTTGAGAGGCAATTCTTATTTTGCAAACTAAAATTTTCGAACACCGTTACTGCAAGGTGCTTCTCAATTGCCGAAAATGAATCCATGTACTCAGCACTCGATCTATCACTGCTACTTTCAACAACCGaaatttgaagttttgAAGCCCGAATTTCTAACCATAACATCCGTTCTAGGTGTTATCAGTTGCACATCTTTGACTTTTGTACTTTGAAGGCTCATATAGGAGACCCAATATTATGGATATATTTGAGAGATGGTTGAGAATAGCTGAGAGTAGCTGAGTCTAGAATATTCCTACCTTCATAtaataatttgaatatcTTTTTTGGCATCTAATGTTGAATTCTGCACAGCCATTACCAAAATCTTCGTGAGTAATTTTACAGTCACCACATCCTTGCCATCACTGCTATAGTCCTCATCAATTGTTCATCACCTTGCAGGACCAATACATTAAGTTTACTTTCGAAAATCCAAAATGTCCGGAAAAGTATGGAAACGATATATACCCTTATAGAAATATTCTTAAGTTGTTTCCTCTCATTCGTCAGCCATTTCACAATAATACCAAGGTAACAGACTGATTTCGAAGTTGTTTAGTATGTTCTATACACCGTAAAAAAACACCTTTTCTGTGAACGACGGTGGCTCTGACCAGTAGTTGTCGCGGTGACCTTTGGAAAGAGACACCATTGAAATAGTTGCTAAAGCCAATATGAGCCATGCTAATTGCCCGTTCTCGGTTATTAGCAACGTTAGTCCTGTTGCGATTTACTCGAACCTTAGATAAATAATGCgcaaaatatacaaaatcGACCGTTTCAGCCCCACTTGCACAATGGTCAGAAATCAATATGTAGTATATATTCGAAGactttctttaaaaatttccaGAGAATAGTAAGCTATATACATACACTACTTATGGAACTCCTTGTCATAGTCGACTAAAGTGAATCTATATTTGACATCACCTTTTTCCATTCTTGTAAAAGCTCGATGAACGCCTTCTTCACCAATTGGAAGTTCTTCCACCCATATCTTGACATTCTTTTCGGAAACTAGCTCCAACAattgttcaatttcttttctggaGCCAATAGCACTGCTGGAGATGGAGACTCCCATCAGGCCCAATGGTTGCAGAACAAGTTTCTCACCATGTTCTGGAGCAGCAATAGAAACTATAGAACCCCCAATCTTCATCACCTTAATGACACTGTCAAAATTAACCTCAGtgagagaagaagaacaaatgaCAAGAAGATCCAAAGTATTAAAGTATTTTTTGGTCCAGTCCTTATCCTCTAACGTGGCAATATAATGATCAGCACCAAGTCTCATAGAGTCCTCCTTCTTGGATTGGCCACGAGAGAAGGCATAAACCTCGGCACCCATAGCCTTTGCTAACAGAATACCCATATGACCAATACCACCGATACCCACAATTCCTACCTTCTTACCTGGACCACACCCGTTTCTTAATAGCGGAGAGAACACAGTAATACCACCACACAGTAATGGAGCGGCCAATGGACTTGGAATGTTCTCCGGAATTGGAATAGCAAAATGCTCATGAAGTCTCACGTGGGATGCAAAGCCTCCTTGTGCAATATACCCGTCCTTGTATGGCGTCCACATGGTAAGAACATGGTCAACTGTGCAATATTGTTCGTTATCACTTTTGCAACGTTCGCATTCAAGACATGCCAAAGCTTGGGCACCAACGCCAACACGGTCTCCGATTTTATCCCCGTGTGGCACTTGGGACCTACCTTTACCACGCGACCAATTATTTCATGTCCAAGAACTTGGTTTTTTGGAACTGGACCCCAATTGCCAGCTGCTATGTGAAAATCAGATCCGCAGATACCACAATCTTCgatttcaatatcaatatcGTGGTCAGCAAAGGGTTTAGGATCAAAAGTCACTAATGTAGGGTGCTTCCAATCTTCTGCATTGGATATACCGATACCTTAAAACTTTTCTGGATaagacattttttttttcactttttcgTGTTAGTCAACAGTTTTatactttcttcatttcaGTAGCATCAAACAACATCAAAAGCAATGCACATTCCTGCTTCTTTTATAGTTTTATCTTCAGTGTTAGGTTCCCAATTAGTGGCGTCTGCTTTAACTTCATTTCGGCCCTATTGTGCGGCCGAAATGAAGATGTGCTTCGGCCGATCCGCTATAAGGCACTGGCACTAAATACCAAGCTTCTCCTTCGACCAACTTGGCGCAGCTATTTATAGGAGTAAACTATCATCATATTCTCTGTGCTCCGATTACAACTAACCAAAAATAATGCCGCATTATTATATTCTACAGTCTATTTGAAAGTAGCTCCTCGACTCTACCCCTGTCCTATCTACATATACGCTTTCTACACTCTGTCTCTCACTATTGGATGCATACAAGTACCTGATCGATTCAGGAGTACTGATATTCATAGAACCAAACATAGAGTTTATATTACTATGACTTAGTATGCATAGAAGCTGTTCTGCTAAAGAACcttaaatttgaaagtgaCACATAAGGGTGAACAACTCCGGGCAACCTATTTATACGAAAGATCAACAAGTCTAAAAATACATAGCGGGCATTCGCCATACATTGGCATATATCGTCAAAGCGATATCTTTAACTCCTTTCTCTAGAAGTATTGTTCAGAACACTGCCTTTCCTACTTATATATTCCGTCGCTCAAGCGCACATGCATCTAAATGACACTGCAGCTGAAACAACTTTCGTTGAGTCATTTGTACTCTGGATAACCGTTTATGCACTGCAATTGATCAAGTAAGTtcataatattaatatacatCTGCATATATCAAACTATTTATACcatccaaaaaaaaaatctttttttttttcatttttcgtTACCTTTCAATATCTATATTATTTCATTCGTAAAAGAGTCTATCTTTAGTTAGCGATGGTGTAGATACCGTCCTTGGATAAAGCACTAGAAATAGCTGGCTTTAATCTGCTGGAGTACCATGGCACACCAGTAATCATTCTGGTGACTTGGTCTGGAGCAATACCGGTCAACATGGTGGTGAAATCACCGTAGTTGAAAACAGCTTCTGCAATTTCGATTGGGTAGGTTTCAGTTGGGTGGGCGGCttggaaagaataatattgGGCCAAATGAGCTCTGATATCAGAGACGTAGACACCCAATTCGACCAAGTTGACTTTTTCGTCAGATTGAGCCAAAGTGGTGGTGGCAGAGACACCGGCAGCGATGGCAGCGACGCCAGCGGCGATTGAAGTTAATTTGAccattttatttgttttgtttcttagtGGTGATATGGACTTACATATGAGTAAGGGAAGGACGGAATATTCTCAGATAGGTGACCATAGCAGCCCTATTTATATGAACTTCCTAGCCAATTTTCCTTCCCAAACAAGACATCACCTGGAGCCTGCTTTTCATATCAAATCCCTCAAGTGACTACTCTGGTCTCACCCACCCCTTTAGTTCTGTTACTATTGAGACGTTTCTGTACTGGAGCGATGCGTCTTTTCCTATGTCCCGTATACGAGACGCACGCTCTATATTGCCTACATCTTTCGTTGCTTTCTCAGGGCACAAGAATGTTCTTTCACAGCGGAGATACATTAAAAGATACCTTTTAGGTGCCTTTAGATACATCTGCAGCTGTCAGCCAAGAAATAAAGCCAAAAAACAAGTTTGGCTTGAACCCTCGTTCAGAGGTCATTTAACTTTCATACTAAACGGTTGCCACGGAAAATTGTAGATATATCTCTTcttaaaatagaaaataagaaacttATTAAGTAACGAAGTCGTATATTCTAGGGGCCTACAGTCTTATACACGATCATAAAATTatcgaagaaaataaatgaatGTATGCTTGAGGTGCTACAAAACCGTGGGTTCTGAAACGACAACAACTTTCACTGAAATTAACCTTTCACCGCTGGAGATGAACTCTGGAATAGCACTATAGTTCTGTGTTTTAGGAAACCTTTTCCGCCAAGATGACATGTAACTCTTTTATGCTGAGATGAAGTGATCAACGTGGTAGCTATCATGCAAAAATGTTTTCCTAAGGCTGCCTCttgagtatttttttttttttaacatgAGAATGATAGACGGTAATATGAATAATACAGaaagcttttgaattttctaatACCACTTCATTTTCGTCTCATTTAACCAGCATGTTTGCGTCTTGTAGAGCCTTACAGTTACTATTAGTATGAGTGAGTTTTCCTATTTACACTATAAGCTTATTGGGGGAGAATAATTGTTTTTCTCGAATATATATCAATGGTCAAGATTGGGTGATATAGACGATATATGTGCTCCTAAAGATAGATTGCGAGGAAAGTGGAAGTCTGAGAAACATCTTTTCATTGCTTGcatcaaaaatatttttgcCCAAACAAGacctttctctttctcagTAACCTGATCCTACTCACCTGCGCCGGCTTCCATCTCATCACTAACtgttttgaataattaCTTCATTTCGTGTATTACTGAAGATAGGGATTCTCATTGGGAAATTGTAAATGGTTGGTGTGAGAGGCCCAAATTCAACGAATGGTTGCACGAGAATAAGAAATAATTTCGAACAGAGGGCGAAGTTCTTAACACTTCTATAGTCCAGACAGGCTTGAGACGGTAGTTTTTGATAGTTGGACATCTTCCATACTAGCCGGGTTGCACTGTGCAGAATAGTCCTTAGGCAGGCTGCATTCACTAACTATCAATTGGCCATTCAAGACACCTTGGCAGATGATGTAGATAAGTGCTTTTTTGGACGTATATTTCTTGAAGTAACTTAGCAAGAgagaaggaagaaagaagcaTATACCAGGTAATGGTGAGAGTTATTTTTGGCTTCCAAATCAAAGTAGAATCGTTCAATAGAGTATCCCGGTAGTGAATAGTGTCTTTCTGGGGGTACGTCAAAAgctgtattttttttattttacgGACGTTTATAAAAGACCAGAAATGTGTTATTCTTTATGAATTACCTCAGGATAGTTTAAAGGAAGTAACTCATAATCATGTACGACTGAAGTCAACTACTTATCGTATAAATATAGAAAGAACAGTCATTTGAAGTTAAGAACGTAAGGGTTGACAATTTAATAGTATGATCAATGATAAAGTTTAAAACGAAGAAGTTGATTAAATGATGTTATTAAGTAGGTTTTGAGGTTTGGGTGAATTTGAGATGatttttgggattccatggttgataaaggcaatattatttggtatatagaatatactagaagttctcttcgaggatataggaatccaataaatggaactcgtaattctacataattctgtatatgcttttttgTCGTTTCATATGTTGTCTGTCATTATGATactacattatcaatcccCGCATTTTAGCTTCCTCTAACTTTGATGACAccttctcataacttacatcatcttctaacaccgtatatgataatgtactagtagtatgactaccAGTTGATAAACGATAGTTGATCTTCATTTCAACAGTTTTATACCCTTTTAGGTGACAACATTAAATACGTACACAAGAAGCTGTATATACTtacaatgataatattaacTCCACATTCATATTGCCCACTAAGATTAGATACCAAATTCAATtgtaataataaattaTGAGAaataacttttcttttttaatcATAATGTGAGAGGTGCCAAAATAAGATGCTGCCTACATTACTGTGAGAGGGACCCTGATTTGCATCTTATGTAAAGCAGCGCCTTCTCGAAGTCTAATTTCTGGCACCGATGTCAACCTCGGACTGATGttctcaagaaaaaaacgaaaaaaagacaGTTAAGTGTGAAGAAAGGAACGAAGCGATCAAACGGTTGAATATATAGTATAAGACCAAGGAAACccaaaaagaattgaaaaagtggATTGTTATTGCTCACACTAGTGGATATGGTGATTGCGTGAAATGTTCAGACATCATACCTTATATATGTTTCTGGATGGAGGGTGGTATAAGACTATATAACAATATGGGTGCAGCTAAGTTAAAGATCATTCAATTGAACTAATAGCTTGGAAGTTACGTATACATAAATGCGATTTGTACATGAAACTGATAGTAAATCACCCAGGAATTGATATCATATTGATCATGTTTGATATAACTAACCGTAGTGTGTTTTATTTACCTATCTTGTGTAGCATAGTATGATATATTCTTGGTTACAACCAAACTGCTACTTTTCACATGGAAATGTCTAGTCGTATCGCGGgtaattttttcatgaaggccttttcttttcttgactTGGGGATTATAGAGCTGCTTTCTTATCATGCcgactattcttaaagAATGCTTGAAGTCGAGAAATAATGCCAACATCATCCGTTGGGACAGCCAACCCGTCTTCGGTAAAATCTTCGTGTGTAACCTTGTCTATTAATTCAGGATCTCTCATGAATAGTGAAAATGCAAACAACGGTATTGTACATATCAAACCGactatcatcattatcctTTGTACATATTTGTATGCTTCAACAACAGCGTACCGCTCGACTGTTCCCCATGGATAGGAGTCAATGAATGAATATGGCGATTCATACGCTTCAGCTGCCAACGTATCGTTTCCAAGAAGCTTATAAAGTCGACTAGGCATGGTTTGAGTCCATACCCCTCCTGACACGGAAGCACCCACGGCTGCACCGATTCGCGAAAATGTATAGTGAATTCCAGTCATTACAGCCATCCTGCTATGGGTAGTCATAGCTTGCAGTAATACAATAACTGAATTGCTACATAGAAGACCACTAAATCCCATGATAACAGATGCAGAAATAACACCTCCGTGAGATCCATATCCCCCTCTAAACTGGTAGAAAAGCCCCATAGATAACATCCATGTAGCACAACCTACAATGACAGAAATCTTCAacctttttgattttgcaATCAGTAAACTATAGAAGGGAGATGCAGTCGATGCAACGAAGTCTGGTAAGTTAAGTATTCTAGCAGCTGATGTTGAAGATTCATTCATAGAGACAAGCAAAACTGGATATAAAAAATCGCATGCAATATAAAAAGTGAAGTAGTTGAAGAAGGCAACACCCAGAGGTGCCCATATCCCACGATCTTTTAGTAATTTAAAAGGTAGAAGAGGGTTGTGAGCATATGAAGCCTCCCAAAACATGGAGataagaaacaaaaccCCCCCAGATACCAAAGTATCAATGATTTTTGAACTACGCCACTTTTCAGATGCTCCAGCAGCAAGTGTTAATGGGACCAGTATGCATCCGGTAGA from Saccharomyces mikatae IFO 1815 strain IFO1815 genome assembly, chromosome: 3 includes the following:
- the PAU24 gene encoding seripauperin PAU24, whose product is MVKLTSIAAGVAAIAAGVSATTTLAQSDEKVNLVELGVYVSDIRAHLAQYYSFQAAHPTETYPIEIAEAVFNYGDFTTMLTGIAPDQVTRMITGVPWYSSRLKPAISSALSKDGIYTIAN
- the GEX1 gene encoding glutathione exchanger (similar to Saccharomyces cerevisiae GEX1 (YCL073C)), with protein sequence MTHQLDHNSLCKHVSIYAAGAVFYNCGYVGVSLILTLILSDFSTLKWRIFYQYSSYWPYIIIPWVSGNIITAAKPEKNWTWDIAMWAFIFPLSSLPLYCLIIYLKMKSVKTPEWKALKERAHSVKRGFFKNIIFLFWELDVIGIVLITVSTGCILVPLTLAAGASEKWRSSKIIDTLVSGGVLFLISMFWEASYAHNPLLPFKLLKDRGIWAPLGVAFFNYFTFYIACDFLYPVLLVSMNESSTSAARILNLPDFVASTASPFYSLLIAKSKRLKISVIVGCATWMLSMGLFYQFRGGYGSHGGVISASVIMGFSGLLCSNSVIVLLQAMTTHSRMAVMTGIHYTFSRIGAAVGASVSGGVWTQTMPSRLYKLLGNDTLAAEAYESPYSFIDSYPWGTVERYAVVEAYKYVQRIMMIVGLICTIPLFAFSLFMRDPELIDKVTHEDFTEDGLAVPTDDVGIISRLQAFFKNSRHDKKAAL